TTTTTATTATTCCTTATTGTTTTTAGCCAGATAGTCTTAGCCCAAAAGCTACTTATTTTAGGTGATAGCCTTAGTGCCGCTTATGGCATGAACTATGAACAAGGCTGGCCGCACCTATTACAACAAAATTCAAAGTGGCAATTAATCAATGCCAGTATCAGTGGTGAAACAACTGCAGGCGCCGCCGCACGTTTACCCGCATTATTGCAACAACACCAACCCGATGTCGTATTAATAGAACTGGGTGGTAATGACGGTTTAAGAGGTTTTCCTTTGCCACCGATTAAAAACAACTTAAATCAGATCATTAGCCTAATACAGCAGCATAAAGCGCAGCCCATATTAATGCAAATACGGATTCCACCCAATTATGGACCACGTTATGGCAAAGAATTTGCGAATATTTATACGGAGTTAGCTCAGCAGAATAAAATAA
The sequence above is drawn from the Rheinheimera salexigens genome and encodes:
- a CDS encoding arylesterase, which gives rise to MRIVFLLFLIVFSQIVLAQKLLILGDSLSAAYGMNYEQGWPHLLQQNSKWQLINASISGETTAGAAARLPALLQQHQPDVVLIELGGNDGLRGFPLPPIKNNLNQIISLIQQHKAQPILMQIRIPPNYGPRYGKEFANIYTELAQQNKIMLWPFFMEQIATDSSLMLADGIHPNAKAQPEISLIMKKLIDEL